One window of the Anolis sagrei isolate rAnoSag1 chromosome 5, rAnoSag1.mat, whole genome shotgun sequence genome contains the following:
- the RRP7A gene encoding ribosomal RNA-processing protein 7 homolog A, with the protein MAAPGKRHERSGRAAAPLGFAVIPVKFSEKHQSPHYLYVKEHKVREEKDHNRPQNNTLFVLNVPPYCTEECLSRLFSGFGSVQSVELCEKPTLGEKKKLPKTKFFGAKKPLGFQVAYVVFKSPAGVQAAKSVSTDEPLVLSSNKYPVLTGIQKWIADYAASIVNPVELKTEVDTFMQAYDKKIAKEEEKAEKEDGVPDEEGWVKVTRKGRKPGLPRTEAANLRALEREKRKRARKELLNFYAWQHHETKREHIAQLRKKFEEDKQKIALMRAQRKFRPY; encoded by the exons ATGGCGGCGCCGGGAAAGAGGCACGAGAGGAGCGGGAGGGCGGCCGCCCCCTTGGGCTTCGCGG tAATACCAGTTAAGTTCTCTGAAAAGCACCAGTCACCTCACTATCTCTATGTGAAGGAACACAAAGTCAGGGAGGAAAAAGATCATAACAGACCTCAAAACAATACCCTTTTTGTTCTGAATGTCCCTCCATATTGTACAGAG GAATGTTTGTCAAGGCTATTCTCTGGCTTCGGCTCAGTACAGTCTGTTGAGCTGTGTGAAAAGCCAACgctgggagaaaaaaagaaactacccaaaacaaagttctttgGTGCAAAAAAACCTTTG GGTTTCCAGGTTGCTTATGTGGTCTTCAAGAGTCCTGCTGGAGTGCAGGCTGCCAAATCTGTATCAACAGATGAGCCCCTAGTGCTATCTTCTAATAAGTATCCTGTGCTAACAGGCATTCAGA AGTGGATTGCTGATTATGCAGCTTCAATTGTGAATCCTGTTGAATTGAAAACAGAAGTGGATACTTTTATGCAAGCCTATGACAAAAAGATTGCAAAG gaggaagagaaagctgagaaggAAGACGGTGTCCCAGATGAGgaagggtgggtgaaggtgacaCGGAAAGGCCGGAAGCCAGGACTTCCACGGACAGAGGCAGCCAACCTGCGAGCGTTGGAGAGGGAAAAACGCAAGAGAGCCCGCAAGGAGCTGCTCAACTTCTATGCGTGGCAGCATCACGAGACCAAGAGGGAAC ATATAGCCCAACTAAGGAAGAAATTTGAAGAGGACAAGCAGAAAATTGCACTAATGCGCGCTCAGCGGAAGTTTCGGCCATACTGA